From a single Miscanthus floridulus cultivar M001 chromosome 8, ASM1932011v1, whole genome shotgun sequence genomic region:
- the LOC136475748 gene encoding uncharacterized protein, with protein sequence MEYKIKDCSNILLSYYRDGLYTLFIMDMQKKIVHIMDPLPDDACYKGYDQIMPYIATFHTIAKRFSLAMKLINSKWDGNIYYWKRIFPACVTKVPKHKDWKLGGYLIYNFMKSWDGVRLPPINTLSNSLRMEFLGDILKSHANECFDNFPEDLQAMIKDLDRM encoded by the exons ATGGAATACAAAATTAAAGATTGCAGCAAT ATTCTACTGTCATATTATCGAGATGGACTATATACTTTATTCATAATGGACATGCAAAAGAAAATTGTGCACATTATGGATCCACTCCCAGATGATGCATGTTACAAGGGTTATGATCAAATCATGCCATATATAGCTACATTTCACACTATTGCTAAAAGGTTCAGTCTCGCTATGAAACTGATAAATTCTAAGTGGGACGGCAATATTTATTACTGGAAGCGAATATTCCCTGCATGTGTTACaaaagttccaaaacataaagactG GAAATTAGGAGGCTACCTTATATACAATTTCATGAAGTCATGGGATGGTGTAAGATTGCCACCGATCAACACT CTATCAAATTCACTGAGGATGGAATTTTTGGGAGACATTCTTAAGAGCCATGCAAACGAATGTTTTGACaactttcctgaagatctacaaGCCATGATTAAGGACTTAGACAGAATGTAA